A stretch of Clostridia bacterium DNA encodes these proteins:
- a CDS encoding transcriptional repressor yields MNTIKQAENILREENVKPTSIRLEVLSYLLGTNKHPSVDDIYMDLKEHIPTLSKASIYNSLHLLVEEQIVQKITIEDEKTRYDADRSTHSHFFCKGCGQVMDIEGIDNKDFYTPLLEGFKVDQIQIYYAGYCPACNQKEEKTDE; encoded by the coding sequence ATGAATACTATAAAACAAGCGGAAAATATTCTACGGGAAGAAAATGTAAAACCTACTTCCATCCGTTTAGAGGTACTTTCATACCTACTGGGTACGAATAAACATCCGAGCGTAGACGATATCTATATGGATTTAAAGGAGCACATTCCTACCCTATCCAAAGCCTCAATCTATAACAGCCTTCATCTATTAGTAGAGGAGCAGATTGTCCAAAAGATCACCATAGAAGACGAGAAAACACGCTATGATGCGGACCGCTCTACGCACAGCCATTTTTTTTGTAAGGGCTGTGGCCAAGTTATGGATATCGAGGGTATAGATAATAAGGATTTTTATACGCCCTTGCTCGAAGGATTCAAGGTAGACCAAATTCAAATCTATTATGCGGGCTATTGCCCTGCTTGTAATCAAAAGGAGGAAAAGACAGATGAGTAA
- the mscL gene encoding large-conductance mechanosensitive channel protein MscL produces the protein MLKEFKEFALKGNVVDLAVAVIIGAAFKAIISSLVNDIIMPIIGVLLGGVSFTDLKYVITPASGDLAEVAILYGAFIQAIVDFLIIAFVIFMMVKMISKKKKEEEAPAAPPEPSKEEVLLSEIRDILKSEK, from the coding sequence ATGCTTAAAGAATTTAAGGAATTTGCACTAAAGGGCAATGTTGTGGATTTAGCCGTAGCCGTCATTATTGGTGCCGCCTTCAAGGCCATCATTTCTTCTCTCGTCAACGATATCATCATGCCTATCATCGGTGTCCTATTGGGTGGTGTAAGCTTTACTGACTTAAAATATGTCATTACCCCGGCAAGCGGAGATTTAGCTGAGGTAGCCATACTCTATGGAGCCTTCATTCAAGCAATTGTAGACTTTTTGATAATTGCCTTTGTCATTTTCATGATGGTTAAAATGATTAGCAAAAAGAAAAAAGAAGAAGAAGCACCTGCTGCTCCTCCCGAGCCTAGCAAGGAAGAAGTTTTACTATCTGAAATTAGGGATATTCTAAAAAGTGAAAAATAA
- a CDS encoding putative heavy metal-binding protein, producing the protein MIITTTPGIEGKQIKQYKGIVFGEVVSGVDFVKDLAAGLSNFFGGRSGSYEGELINAREDALSEMERRAMVLGANAIVGVDIDYEVLGQGGNMLMVTASGTAVVTD; encoded by the coding sequence ATGATTATTACAACGACACCTGGAATAGAGGGAAAGCAAATCAAACAATATAAGGGAATTGTATTTGGCGAGGTGGTTTCTGGAGTGGACTTTGTTAAGGATCTTGCTGCCGGATTAAGCAATTTTTTTGGTGGACGCTCTGGCTCTTACGAGGGTGAACTAATCAATGCGCGAGAAGATGCTTTAAGCGAAATGGAAAGACGTGCAATGGTACTAGGGGCCAATGCAATAGTCGGAGTAGATATTGACTACGAGGTACTAGGGCAAGGTGGCAATATGCTTATGGTGACAGCATCAGGCACAGCTGTAGTTACTGACTAA
- the trmL gene encoding tRNA (uridine(34)/cytosine(34)/5-carboxymethylaminomethyluridine(34)-2'-O)-methyltransferase TrmL, producing MNIVLVEPEIPGNTGSIARTCAATGSNLHLVRPLGFSVEDKYLKRAGLDYWPLVEITYYDSIEEVFEKHQGAKFHFLTTKAKHSYAEATFGPEDYLVFGKETKGLPEDLIRANEDSCFRIPMVDIKEARSLNLSNAACIVLYEALRQNGFEGLR from the coding sequence ATGAACATTGTATTGGTAGAACCAGAAATACCCGGCAATACTGGAAGCATTGCCAGAACTTGTGCAGCAACAGGAAGTAACCTACATCTGGTGCGTCCCTTAGGGTTTTCTGTAGAGGATAAATATCTGAAGAGGGCTGGACTCGACTATTGGCCCCTAGTTGAAATCACCTATTATGATTCTATTGAAGAAGTATTTGAAAAGCACCAAGGCGCCAAATTTCATTTCTTGACGACCAAGGCCAAACATTCCTATGCGGAAGCAACCTTTGGACCAGAAGACTATCTGGTTTTTGGCAAGGAAACCAAAGGCTTACCAGAGGATTTGATCCGAGCCAACGAAGACAGCTGCTTCCGAATTCCTATGGTAGACATAAAGGAAGCGAGAAGTCTGAATCTTTCGAATGCGGCATGTATCGTATTGTATGAGGCACTCAGACAAAATGGATTTGAGGGTCTTCGGTAG
- a CDS encoding metallophosphoesterase family protein yields the protein MIRVGVISDTHLKQEFDFLPTRVATVFDGVDQIIHCGDINRQEVLDELGFIAPVTAVFGNTDPYEMASALEHQAILNLGDYRIGITHGEGFSQARLNALKRFRDVKLDILLYGHSHCPEKSVEQGIYCLNPGSATRPRCTTRGTIAILTLGDVIESEFIDL from the coding sequence ATGATACGCGTTGGAGTTATATCTGATACACACTTGAAACAGGAGTTTGACTTTTTACCCACTAGAGTGGCTACCGTATTTGATGGGGTGGACCAGATAATCCACTGTGGGGATATCAATAGACAGGAGGTATTGGATGAGTTGGGTTTTATTGCCCCTGTTACCGCAGTTTTTGGCAATACGGATCCCTACGAAATGGCGAGTGCCTTAGAGCATCAGGCCATCCTAAATTTGGGTGATTACCGTATTGGGATAACCCATGGAGAAGGGTTTTCCCAGGCTCGATTAAACGCACTCAAGCGTTTTCGAGATGTAAAACTGGATATTCTTCTTTACGGACATAGTCATTGTCCTGAAAAAAGTGTAGAACAAGGAATCTATTGTCTCAACCCAGGTTCTGCCACACGACCTCGTTGCACCACTAGGGGTACGATAGCAATTCTTACACTAGGCGATGTTATTGAGAGCGAGTTTATTGATCTTTAG
- a CDS encoding RNA-binding protein produces MIELGKMNRMDVKSIKETEIILVDQADGEEACLDLTIQENSGGVEGLSVEVFVDRDAAGTLQASLKRPDIIMGEIKRCRVVDITDLGAFLDWGLSHDLFLPHKNHREEISMGDKPMVMLTLNPKGRISATMEIYNLMETGAPYQKGEIAKGTLYSYSEELDAYFIAVDNKYHGMIPKNETIGKDMVLGEELTVRIKRVRVDGKLDCTPRKKAYQEMDDDARKIMALLDANGGRIGLHDKSNPEEIKAALNMSKASFKRAVGRLYKQGLVKLEKEGTTKNEE; encoded by the coding sequence ATGATAGAACTGGGAAAGATGAACCGAATGGATGTGAAATCCATCAAAGAAACAGAGATTATACTAGTAGATCAAGCAGATGGGGAAGAAGCATGTCTTGATTTGACCATACAAGAAAATAGTGGGGGCGTAGAGGGACTTTCTGTAGAGGTCTTTGTTGACCGTGATGCAGCAGGAACCTTGCAGGCTAGTTTAAAAAGACCAGATATTATAATGGGCGAGATAAAAAGATGCAGGGTAGTAGATATTACCGATTTGGGTGCTTTCTTGGACTGGGGCCTCAGTCATGATTTGTTTTTACCCCATAAGAACCACAGGGAAGAAATCAGCATGGGTGATAAACCGATGGTCATGTTAACTCTAAATCCCAAAGGGCGAATTTCTGCCACCATGGAAATCTATAATTTGATGGAGACTGGTGCACCCTACCAAAAAGGTGAAATAGCCAAGGGCACACTGTACAGTTACAGTGAGGAATTGGATGCCTATTTTATCGCAGTAGATAACAAATATCACGGCATGATTCCCAAAAATGAGACGATTGGTAAGGACATGGTATTGGGTGAGGAATTAACAGTGCGCATTAAAAGGGTTCGTGTAGATGGCAAACTGGATTGTACACCAAGAAAGAAAGCCTACCAAGAGATGGATGACGATGCTCGAAAAATCATGGCCTTGTTGGATGCAAATGGCGGCCGGATTGGTTTGCACGATAAGAGTAATCCTGAAGAAATCAAGGCAGCGCTTAATATGAGCAAAGCTTCTTTTAAAAGAGCCGTAGGCAGGTTGTATAAGCAAGGATTGGTTAAATTGGAGAAAGAGGGGACCACCAAAAACGAGGAGTAG
- a CDS encoding aconitate hydratase, whose amino-acid sequence MGKNIVEKILSAHLVEGAMEPGEEIAIHIDQTLTQDATGTMAYLQFEAMGVDQVKTDLSVSYVDHNTLQSGFENADDHLYLQSVASKHGVYFSRPGNGICHQVHLERFGVPGKTLLGSDSHTPTGGGLGMIAIGAGGLDVAVAMAGGPFYLTMPKVVQVNLTGSLPRYVSAKDIILKVLEIMSVKGGVGKIVEYTGPGVKTLSVPERATITNMGAELGATTSVFPSDETTKAFLTAQNREQDFHEMLPDADATYDETIEINLDELEPLTAAPHSPDAIKTVASLSDMKVNQVAIGSCTNSSYMDLMRVASILKGKMVHPDVSLVISPGSRQVYKMLADNGALGILIESGARILESACGPCIGMGQAPCSKGVSVRTFNRNFKGRSGTADADIFLTSPETAAATALKGTMADPRELEDIADIAMPTTFIIDDRMIIPPSKNPEEVEVRRGPNIKPLPIKEPVENHIEKEVLLKVEDNITTDHIMPAGAKVLPLRSNIPEISKHVFCQNDEGFCVRAQEKDGGFIVGGQNYGQGSSREHAALAPMYLGVQAVITKSFARIHKANLVNFGILPLTFNNEKDYDSIELGDVLVLDKIRETLPVSNELILHNKTKGLDYVVTHDLSERFVKIVLAGGLLNFTKQNA is encoded by the coding sequence ATGGGAAAAAATATCGTAGAAAAAATCCTCTCAGCTCATTTGGTGGAAGGCGCCATGGAGCCGGGTGAAGAAATAGCCATACACATTGACCAAACATTGACCCAGGATGCAACTGGCACCATGGCCTACTTGCAGTTTGAGGCCATGGGAGTGGACCAAGTAAAGACTGACCTGTCCGTCAGTTATGTAGACCATAACACCCTGCAGTCTGGGTTTGAAAATGCTGATGACCATCTATACCTGCAGTCCGTTGCCAGCAAGCACGGTGTCTATTTTTCAAGACCTGGAAATGGCATCTGCCACCAGGTACACTTAGAACGTTTTGGTGTTCCTGGAAAAACTCTTTTAGGTTCTGATAGCCATACCCCCACCGGTGGTGGTTTGGGCATGATTGCTATTGGAGCAGGTGGTCTGGATGTCGCGGTTGCCATGGCAGGCGGACCCTTCTACCTAACCATGCCAAAGGTTGTCCAGGTAAATCTGACTGGTTCCCTTCCCCGCTATGTTAGTGCGAAAGATATCATCTTGAAAGTTCTTGAGATTATGTCCGTAAAAGGCGGTGTAGGAAAAATCGTGGAATACACCGGCCCAGGCGTTAAGACCCTAAGCGTTCCGGAACGCGCTACCATCACCAACATGGGTGCTGAATTGGGAGCAACCACTTCCGTTTTCCCCAGTGATGAAACCACCAAGGCCTTTCTTACCGCCCAAAACCGGGAACAGGATTTTCATGAGATGCTACCCGATGCGGATGCCACCTATGACGAAACGATTGAGATCAACCTAGATGAGTTGGAGCCCTTAACGGCAGCTCCGCACAGCCCGGATGCCATTAAAACCGTTGCTTCACTGAGTGATATGAAAGTAAACCAAGTTGCAATCGGTAGTTGTACCAACTCTTCCTACATGGATTTGATGCGGGTAGCTTCGATTCTGAAGGGTAAAATGGTACACCCAGATGTATCTTTGGTCATCTCGCCAGGATCCCGCCAAGTATACAAGATGCTGGCAGACAATGGTGCCTTGGGCATTCTTATAGAATCTGGTGCAAGAATTCTTGAGTCTGCATGTGGTCCATGTATCGGAATGGGACAAGCTCCCTGCTCTAAAGGCGTTTCCGTTCGGACCTTCAACCGTAACTTTAAAGGAAGATCCGGTACCGCTGATGCTGATATCTTTTTGACCAGCCCGGAAACCGCAGCAGCAACTGCTCTGAAAGGTACCATGGCTGACCCTAGAGAGCTAGAAGATATTGCGGATATTGCAATGCCAACGACCTTCATCATTGATGATCGCATGATTATCCCTCCTTCCAAGAATCCGGAAGAAGTAGAAGTTCGTCGTGGTCCAAACATAAAGCCACTACCCATTAAGGAACCAGTTGAAAATCATATTGAAAAAGAAGTGCTACTGAAAGTGGAAGACAACATCACTACCGACCATATCATGCCGGCGGGAGCCAAAGTCTTACCTCTACGTTCCAATATTCCTGAGATTTCCAAGCATGTCTTCTGCCAGAACGATGAAGGTTTCTGTGTACGTGCCCAGGAAAAAGATGGTGGTTTCATTGTAGGTGGTCAAAACTATGGACAAGGGTCTAGCCGAGAGCATGCAGCACTAGCACCGATGTATTTGGGTGTCCAGGCTGTTATCACCAAGAGTTTTGCTAGAATTCATAAGGCAAACTTGGTAAACTTCGGTATTCTACCGCTAACCTTTAACAATGAGAAAGACTACGATAGCATTGAGTTGGGAGATGTTCTTGTTTTAGATAAAATCCGAGAAACCCTTCCTGTATCCAATGAATTGATCCTTCATAACAAAACCAAGGGTCTTGATTATGTTGTAACCCATGATCTTAGTGAGCGATTTGTTAAGATTGTTCTTGCCGGTGGTCTTCTGAACTTCACAAAACAGAATGCATAA
- a CDS encoding NADH peroxidase — MSKYVCSVCGYVHEGSEPPEFCPQCKVPGSKFNKMEEGAELVWADEHKVGIAADLDPEVVQGLRDNFMGECSEVGMYLAMSRQADREGFPEIAEAYKRIAFEEAEHAAKFAELLGEVVAPDTKKNLEMRVDAEHGACMGKKELATRAKELGYDAVHDTVHEMCKDEARHGSAFAGLLKRYFA; from the coding sequence ATGAGTAAATATGTATGCAGCGTTTGTGGTTATGTTCATGAGGGTAGTGAACCCCCAGAGTTTTGTCCCCAGTGTAAAGTTCCCGGTAGTAAATTCAATAAGATGGAAGAAGGCGCCGAGCTAGTGTGGGCCGATGAACATAAAGTAGGTATCGCTGCTGACTTAGATCCAGAAGTAGTACAAGGCCTAAGAGATAATTTCATGGGCGAATGCTCTGAAGTAGGTATGTACTTGGCAATGTCACGTCAAGCGGACCGCGAAGGTTTTCCTGAAATAGCAGAAGCCTATAAGCGTATTGCTTTCGAAGAAGCTGAACACGCTGCTAAGTTTGCTGAACTTCTAGGCGAAGTAGTCGCTCCGGACACCAAGAAAAACCTAGAAATGCGTGTAGACGCAGAGCATGGTGCTTGTATGGGTAAAAAAGAGTTGGCTACCAGAGCCAAAGAATTAGGCTATGATGCTGTTCACGATACGGTACATGAAATGTGTAAAGATGAAGCTAGACATGGCTCCGCTTTCGCAGGTCTTTTGAAGAGATACTTCGCATAA
- a CDS encoding DUF2769 domain-containing protein gives MSNVPKTKENLKKCLCMKCPSYTFACKVKSMPGNAILMMSDMDKKLHAEAMYCAYEKSNCISEDKGCICSTCELYKEYGLTNGYYCTADGGK, from the coding sequence TTGTCAAATGTTCCGAAAACAAAAGAAAATTTGAAAAAATGTCTCTGTATGAAATGTCCTAGCTATACGTTTGCTTGTAAGGTGAAATCTATGCCGGGCAATGCTATTTTGATGATGAGTGATATGGATAAGAAGCTTCATGCTGAAGCCATGTATTGTGCTTACGAAAAAAGCAATTGCATAAGTGAAGATAAGGGTTGTATCTGTAGCACTTGCGAGCTCTATAAAGAGTATGGGCTGACGAACGGTTACTACTGCACTGCAGATGGTGGAAAGTAA
- a CDS encoding D-serine ammonia-lyase, translating to MSKENQLELITRLQSLEEIYWKNPAQTNSEEALSLIGYGLKDLEEANQRLKRFAPYLAEVFPETRNSGGMIESPLRLLNQNDLEKMGVFSKKQGKLYLKMDSHLPISGSIKARGGIYEVLCLAEDIALKHGFSLDSDYRLLATRYFHDVFSNYSISVGSTGNLGLSIGIMGARLGFKVVVHMSQDAKEWKKQELRKRGVSVIEYSGDYSLAVKKAREIAQKDVNNHFVDDENSVTLFLGYGVAALRLKEQLSEMDIPVDEEHLLHVYLPCGVGGGPGGIAFGLKLLFGDLVRCYFAEPVQAPCMLLGMATGLHEKIAVTDIGLSGITIADGLAVGRPSGFVGKIMSGLLDGSYTVKDETLLRLLYLLHKADNINLEPSALAGLQGPKMLPRSKGTHIAWATGGGMVPEEVMRKLIQAGKSLV from the coding sequence ATGAGCAAAGAAAACCAGCTTGAATTGATAACACGATTGCAGTCACTAGAAGAAATCTACTGGAAGAATCCGGCACAGACGAATAGCGAAGAAGCCTTATCGCTTATTGGGTATGGTTTGAAAGACTTAGAGGAAGCCAACCAACGGCTAAAACGCTTTGCACCATACTTGGCAGAGGTATTTCCTGAAACGCGAAACAGTGGTGGAATGATTGAGTCCCCCTTACGCTTACTCAACCAAAATGATTTGGAAAAGATGGGCGTTTTTTCTAAAAAACAGGGAAAGCTCTATCTAAAGATGGATTCTCATCTACCCATATCCGGTTCCATTAAAGCCAGAGGCGGTATTTACGAAGTATTATGTTTGGCGGAAGATATTGCTTTGAAGCATGGATTCAGCTTGGATTCAGACTATCGCTTGTTGGCTACAAGATACTTTCATGATGTTTTTTCCAACTATTCGATTAGTGTGGGGTCTACTGGAAACTTAGGACTTAGTATTGGAATCATGGGGGCAAGGCTGGGATTCAAGGTAGTCGTTCATATGTCGCAGGATGCCAAGGAATGGAAGAAACAGGAATTGAGAAAACGGGGTGTAAGCGTCATAGAGTATTCTGGCGATTACAGTTTGGCGGTAAAAAAGGCCAGAGAGATTGCCCAAAAGGATGTCAATAATCATTTTGTAGATGATGAAAATTCGGTTACCTTGTTTTTGGGATATGGTGTGGCTGCTCTGAGACTCAAAGAACAACTGTCAGAAATGGACATCCCTGTCGATGAAGAGCATCTGCTACACGTGTATCTTCCCTGCGGTGTAGGTGGAGGCCCAGGCGGTATTGCTTTTGGCTTAAAGCTTCTGTTTGGCGACCTAGTGAGATGCTATTTTGCTGAACCGGTTCAGGCACCCTGTATGTTATTGGGCATGGCGACTGGACTACATGAAAAAATTGCAGTTACAGATATCGGTTTGAGCGGAATTACCATAGCGGATGGCTTGGCCGTAGGGCGACCGTCTGGCTTTGTGGGTAAAATTATGAGTGGATTACTAGATGGCTCTTATACCGTCAAGGATGAGACACTACTTCGCTTGCTATATCTCCTTCATAAGGCAGACAACATTAATTTGGAGCCGTCTGCCCTAGCTGGCTTGCAGGGACCCAAAATGCTGCCAAGATCGAAAGGTACCCATATCGCTTGGGCGACCGGTGGTGGTATGGTTCCGGAAGAGGTTATGCGCAAATTGATACAGGCTGGCAAATCCTTAGTATGA